One window from the genome of Streptomyces sp. NBC_00287 encodes:
- a CDS encoding glycoside hydrolase family 6 protein, translated as MVVAASVVVAVGTAAGMISALDEGGGSDEARPEVTYTPRLQSLPVEPPVSPSVSASSSATPSPTKKQGTSPTPSPTKTERERQTAAVSTRLYRHPESQVLDWVRENAGDPRHGVIQSRIAAQPAAVWFADFTPDSITARVRAVTSGGAALGRVPVVVAYAIPDRDCGGHSQGGAPDLDAYDDWIDRFAAGLGSDDVIVVLEPDAVAQAECLSGGQRADRFASLARAGRVLKEANPRARVYYDAGHSGWHAPATQAGWLKQAGAASPASSDGIFSNVSNFHTTADEIAYDRQVLDALGGPASLGAVIDTSRNGNGAPAGGQWCDPAGRQIGRAPTMSTGEARIDAYLWVKLPGESDGCKGTPGTFSPSYAYDLASS; from the coding sequence ATGGTCGTGGCCGCCTCCGTCGTGGTCGCCGTCGGGACCGCGGCCGGGATGATCTCGGCGCTCGACGAAGGGGGCGGCTCCGACGAGGCCCGCCCCGAGGTGACGTACACGCCGCGCCTCCAGTCGCTGCCGGTGGAGCCGCCGGTCTCCCCGTCGGTCAGCGCGTCGTCCTCCGCCACGCCCTCGCCGACGAAGAAGCAGGGGACGAGCCCCACACCCTCGCCCACGAAGACCGAGCGCGAGAGGCAGACGGCCGCCGTGTCCACCCGGCTGTACCGGCACCCCGAGTCCCAAGTGCTGGACTGGGTCCGGGAGAACGCCGGCGATCCCCGGCACGGCGTCATCCAGTCCCGGATCGCCGCGCAACCGGCCGCGGTGTGGTTCGCCGACTTCACTCCGGACTCCATCACCGCCCGGGTCCGCGCGGTCACCTCCGGCGGCGCCGCCCTCGGCCGGGTCCCGGTCGTCGTGGCGTACGCGATCCCGGACCGTGACTGCGGAGGCCACAGCCAGGGCGGGGCGCCCGACCTCGACGCCTACGACGACTGGATCGACCGCTTCGCCGCGGGCCTCGGCTCCGACGACGTCATCGTCGTCCTGGAACCCGACGCCGTCGCCCAGGCCGAGTGTCTCTCGGGCGGCCAACGCGCCGACCGCTTCGCCTCGTTGGCCCGTGCGGGACGCGTCCTGAAGGAGGCCAACCCGAGGGCCCGCGTCTACTACGACGCAGGCCACTCCGGCTGGCACGCCCCCGCCACACAGGCGGGCTGGCTCAAGCAGGCCGGCGCCGCCTCGCCCGCCTCCTCCGACGGGATCTTCAGCAACGTCTCCAACTTCCACACCACGGCCGACGAGATCGCCTACGACCGACAGGTCCTGGACGCCCTCGGCGGCCCCGCCTCGCTCGGCGCCGTCATCGACACCAGCCGCAACGGCAACGGCGCCCCGGCGGGCGGCCAGTGGTGCGACCCGGCAGGACGGCAGATCGGCCGGGCGCCCACCATGAGCACCGGGGAGGCGCGGATCGACGCCTACCTGTGGGTCAAGCTCCCCGGGGAGTCGGACGGCTGCAAGGGGACGCCGGGGACGTTCAGCCCGTCGTACGCCTACGACTTGGCCTCGTCGTAG
- a CDS encoding ROK family transcriptional regulator: protein MPASPSTARAINDRLALRLLQEEGPLTAGRLKELTGLSRPSVADLVDRLTAAGLIEVVGESGEQRRGPNAKVYGIVAARAHLAALDVRTEGVAVAVSDLVGEVLAQASAPIDGGVGTGPAVEQAVALVERAVKEAGVDRPHTVGIGAPGLIDPATGELRSSTGLPEWHRRLVATLQERLPQARVSVENETNLAALAEQRDGAAADRDTFVLLWLGMGVGAAVVLDGTLRRGASGGTGEIGFLPVPGTTGLPSATGCDGGFHSLAGAGAVAQLAAEHGVTAPEAQGEPHAATLVRTAVNSADDPANAAFLNTLADRLALGAAAVISVLDPGCVVLAGEIGRAGGEDLAARVQDRLLHLSPLPTEVRASTLGGEAVLRGALLTARDRAQEELFAPPVR, encoded by the coding sequence ATGCCCGCATCCCCCAGTACCGCCCGGGCCATCAACGACCGGCTCGCCCTGCGCCTGCTCCAGGAGGAGGGCCCCTTGACGGCGGGACGGCTCAAAGAGCTGACCGGCCTCTCCCGGCCGAGCGTGGCCGACCTCGTCGACCGCCTCACCGCCGCCGGACTGATCGAGGTCGTGGGGGAGTCGGGGGAGCAACGACGCGGGCCCAACGCCAAGGTGTACGGCATCGTCGCCGCGCGGGCCCATCTGGCGGCGCTTGACGTACGCACCGAGGGTGTCGCCGTGGCCGTGTCCGACCTGGTCGGCGAGGTGCTGGCACAGGCGTCGGCGCCGATCGACGGGGGCGTCGGGACGGGCCCCGCGGTCGAGCAGGCGGTGGCCTTGGTGGAGCGGGCGGTGAAGGAGGCCGGCGTGGACCGGCCGCACACGGTCGGCATCGGCGCGCCGGGCCTGATCGACCCGGCGACGGGCGAACTGCGCAGCTCCACGGGCCTGCCGGAATGGCACCGCCGTCTGGTGGCGACCCTTCAGGAGCGGCTGCCCCAAGCGCGGGTGAGTGTGGAGAACGAGACGAACCTGGCGGCACTGGCGGAACAGCGCGACGGAGCCGCGGCGGACCGCGACACCTTCGTCCTCCTCTGGCTCGGCATGGGCGTCGGCGCCGCGGTGGTCCTGGACGGCACCCTGCGCCGGGGCGCCTCGGGCGGCACGGGCGAGATCGGCTTCCTGCCGGTACCGGGCACGACGGGCCTGCCGTCGGCGACAGGCTGCGACGGCGGCTTCCACTCCTTGGCGGGGGCGGGGGCGGTCGCGCAACTGGCGGCGGAACACGGAGTGACGGCACCGGAGGCCCAGGGCGAACCACATGCGGCGACGCTGGTCCGCACGGCTGTGAACTCGGCGGACGACCCGGCCAACGCCGCCTTCCTGAACACCCTCGCGGACCGCCTGGCCCTGGGCGCCGCGGCGGTCATCTCGGTCCTCGACCCCGGCTGTGTGGTCCTGGCGGGCGAGATCGGCCGAGCGGGCGGGGAGGATCTGGCTGCACGCGTCCAGGACCGCCTGCTCCACCTGTCCCCACTACCGACGGAGGTACGGGCAAGCACGCTGGGAGGCGAGGCGGTGCTACGGGGTGCGCTACTGACGGCGCGGGACCGGGCTCAAGAGGAACTGTTCGCTCCGCCCGTGCGCTAG
- a CDS encoding riboflavin synthase → MFTGIVEELGEITAVENLGDACRFRLRGPVVTDGAKHGDSIAVNGVCLTVVDHEGDEFTADVMAETLNRSSLGALDIGSRVNLERPTAVGARLGGHIVQGHVDGTGEVLERKPSDNWEIIKISLPADLARYVVEKGSITVDGISLTVVDAGPDYFTVSLIPTTLALTTLGIKQPGDPVNLEVDVVAKYVERLLGATK, encoded by the coding sequence GTGTTCACCGGAATCGTCGAAGAGCTGGGCGAGATCACCGCCGTCGAGAACCTCGGCGACGCCTGTCGCTTCCGTCTGCGCGGCCCCGTCGTCACCGACGGCGCCAAGCACGGTGACTCCATCGCGGTCAACGGCGTCTGCCTCACGGTCGTGGACCACGAGGGCGACGAGTTCACCGCCGATGTGATGGCCGAGACCCTGAACCGCTCCAGCCTGGGCGCCCTCGACATCGGCTCCCGCGTCAACCTGGAGCGCCCCACCGCGGTCGGCGCGCGCCTCGGCGGGCACATCGTGCAGGGCCATGTCGACGGCACCGGCGAGGTGCTGGAGCGCAAGCCCTCCGACAACTGGGAGATCATCAAGATCTCGCTCCCCGCGGACCTCGCCCGGTATGTCGTCGAGAAGGGCTCCATCACCGTCGACGGCATCAGCCTCACCGTCGTCGACGCGGGCCCCGACTACTTCACCGTCAGCCTCATCCCCACCACCCTCGCCCTGACCACGCTCGGCATCAAGCAGCCCGGCGACCCGGTCAACCTGGAAGTCGACGTCGTCGCCAAGTACGTCGAGCGGCTCCTCGGAGCGACCAAGTGA
- a CDS encoding uracil-xanthine permease family protein encodes MDLGVRWNLHGDGRTPAPGAVVRPDERLSWPRTAGLGAQHVVAMFGASFVAPVLMGPDPNLAIMMSGVATMVFLLATRGRVPSYLGCSLSFVGVAAVIRADGGTSATVTGAVLVVGVALFLVGVAVQRFGARIIHAAMPPIVTGAVVMLIGFNLAPVTAATYWPQDQWTALLVMLFTGLAVVCLRGFWSRIAIFLGLIFGYGISWAFDRIFGKIHSVDASGKLTDHWRLDLSAVGQADWIGLPTLHGPSFEWSAILVALPVVIALVAENAGHVKAVGEMTGDDLDDKLGTAISADGVGSVLSTAVGGPPTTTYSENIGVMAATRVYSTAAYWAAACFALLFGLCPKFGAIVAAVPGGVLGGITVILYGMIGLLGAQIWINAEVDLRNPLNLVPAAAGIIIGVGNVTMEFTDTFELSGIALGTLAVITGYHALRYFAPAHLKAQEPLLDEGTSSYDEAKS; translated from the coding sequence ATGGATCTTGGCGTCCGCTGGAACCTGCACGGCGACGGACGCACGCCGGCGCCCGGAGCGGTGGTCCGGCCCGATGAACGGCTCTCCTGGCCGCGCACGGCCGGACTGGGCGCCCAGCACGTGGTGGCGATGTTCGGGGCGTCCTTCGTGGCCCCGGTCCTGATGGGCCCGGACCCCAACCTGGCGATCATGATGTCGGGCGTCGCGACCATGGTCTTCCTGCTCGCCACGCGCGGGAGGGTGCCCAGCTATCTGGGCTGCTCACTGTCGTTCGTGGGCGTGGCCGCGGTCATCCGCGCCGACGGCGGCACCAGCGCCACCGTGACCGGAGCGGTTCTGGTCGTCGGCGTCGCGCTCTTCCTGGTCGGTGTCGCCGTCCAGCGCTTCGGGGCGCGGATCATCCACGCCGCGATGCCGCCGATCGTCACCGGCGCGGTCGTGATGCTGATCGGCTTCAACCTGGCGCCGGTCACCGCGGCCACCTACTGGCCGCAGGACCAGTGGACGGCGCTGCTGGTGATGCTGTTCACCGGTCTGGCCGTGGTCTGTCTGCGCGGCTTCTGGTCCAGGATCGCGATCTTCCTCGGGCTGATCTTCGGCTACGGCATCTCCTGGGCCTTCGACCGGATCTTCGGGAAGATCCACTCGGTCGACGCGAGCGGCAAGCTCACCGACCACTGGCGCCTCGACCTCTCCGCCGTCGGCCAGGCCGACTGGATCGGCCTGCCGACCCTCCACGGCCCGTCCTTCGAGTGGTCGGCGATCCTGGTCGCCCTGCCCGTCGTGATCGCCCTGGTCGCCGAGAACGCCGGACACGTCAAGGCGGTCGGCGAGATGACCGGCGACGACCTGGACGACAAGCTCGGCACCGCGATCTCCGCCGACGGCGTCGGCTCCGTGCTCTCCACCGCGGTCGGCGGCCCGCCCACCACCACGTACTCCGAGAACATCGGCGTGATGGCGGCGACCCGCGTCTACTCCACGGCCGCCTACTGGGCCGCGGCCTGCTTCGCCCTCCTGTTCGGCCTGTGCCCGAAGTTCGGTGCGATCGTGGCCGCCGTCCCGGGCGGCGTCCTCGGCGGTATCACCGTCATCCTGTACGGCATGATCGGCCTGCTCGGCGCGCAGATCTGGATCAACGCCGAGGTGGACCTGCGCAATCCGCTGAACCTGGTACCGGCCGCCGCGGGCATCATCATCGGCGTCGGCAACGTGACCATGGAGTTCACCGACACCTTCGAGCTGAGCGGCATCGCACTGGGCACCCTGGCCGTCATCACCGGCTATCACGCCCTGCGCTACTTCGCCCCGGCCCACCTCAAGGCCCAGGAGCCGCTCCTCGACGAGGGCACGTCCTCCTACGACGAGGCCAAGTCGTAG
- a CDS encoding nicotinamide mononucleotide transporter family protein, with the protein MNWLNSEAFVLFGQHIIWSDMVGNTLGLITLALGFRRSLWTWPVQFLSGLVLFGAFYGHLTGSAGKQVVVMAVALYGWWQWNRGTARAEDGKVAVRFATWTERGAMAAAAAAGTVAVALLFKAYPSLSWDPWPDAYIFVGTIVAMYAQARGMVEFWFAWLLVDLVGVPLNFANGYAFSGFVYVIYGALVLWGMRDWWLRSRRDTRPVLEGAPA; encoded by the coding sequence GTGAACTGGCTCAACTCCGAGGCCTTCGTCCTGTTCGGCCAGCACATCATCTGGTCGGACATGGTCGGCAACACCCTGGGCCTCATCACCCTCGCCCTCGGCTTCCGCCGCTCCCTGTGGACCTGGCCGGTCCAGTTCCTCTCCGGCCTCGTCCTCTTCGGCGCCTTCTACGGCCATCTGACCGGCAGCGCCGGCAAGCAGGTCGTCGTCATGGCCGTCGCGCTGTACGGCTGGTGGCAGTGGAACCGCGGCACCGCCCGTGCCGAGGACGGCAAGGTCGCCGTCCGCTTCGCCACCTGGACCGAGCGCGGTGCGATGGCCGCAGCGGCCGCCGCCGGCACCGTCGCCGTGGCCCTGCTCTTCAAGGCGTACCCGAGCCTGTCCTGGGACCCTTGGCCGGACGCCTACATCTTCGTCGGCACGATCGTCGCCATGTACGCCCAGGCCCGCGGCATGGTCGAGTTCTGGTTCGCCTGGCTCCTCGTCGACCTGGTCGGCGTCCCGCTGAACTTCGCGAACGGCTACGCCTTCTCCGGCTTCGTCTACGTCATCTACGGCGCGCTCGTCCTGTGGGGCATGCGCGACTGGTGGCTGCGCTCCCGCAGGGACACGCGGCCCGTCCTGGAAGGAGCGCCCGCGTGA
- a CDS encoding chitinase C-terminal domain-containing protein → MLSRNRARPALFAAVAAVAGLVLAGLPATVSHAADQESCRPDGLYKTPGADVPYCAVYDAEGREKMGADHQRRVIGYFTGWRTGKDGTPAYLAPDIPWDKVTHLNYAFAHIDGSNKISVGADGATNAATGTTWPGVSGAEMDPEFSYKGHFNLLNKFKKQHPNVKTLISVGGWAETGGYFADDGTRVNSGGFYSMATNADGSVNQAGIDTFANSAVDFIRKYGFNGVDIDYEYPTTMKDAGNPLDWSLSNARRAGLVKGYAALMKSLREKLDRAGAADGKHYLLSVAAPSSGYLLRGMETFQVQKYLDYVNIMSYDLHGAWNEYVGPNASLFDDGKDAELAAAGVYSTSQYGGIGYLNTDWSYHYFRGSMPAGRINIGLPYYTRGFKNVTGGTDGLWGKASSTTCPAGSGLTKCGDGAVGIDNLWHDLDTNGKESPAGSNPMWHAKNLEKGVVGDYVTEYGFPADTRLTGTYARKYDSTLVAPWLWNAEKKVFLSTEDEQSVNAKADYVVENGIGGTMVWELAGDYGWNAAKGQYEPGSTLTTAMYEKFKSASPYGAKRSTIDLPSQALNIDVEFGQFPLGDSNYPISPKLKITNNTSATLPGGTEFRFDYGTSAPGNAKDQSGWGTSVIRSDHTGSNVGGLKGDYHRVSLKLPSWQTLAPGASVELDFVYYLPVSTPSNWTVTFGGTTYALAGDLARGTSVVEPGGGSPSPSPTPSEGTGSCTTPAWSASTEYGGGSTVSHKGHSWKAKWWTKGEEPGTTGEWGVWQDLGAC, encoded by the coding sequence TTGCTGTCACGCAACCGAGCGAGACCCGCCTTGTTCGCCGCGGTGGCCGCGGTCGCCGGCCTGGTCCTCGCCGGGCTCCCGGCCACCGTCTCGCACGCCGCCGACCAGGAGTCCTGCCGCCCCGACGGGCTCTACAAGACGCCCGGCGCCGATGTCCCGTACTGCGCGGTCTACGACGCCGAGGGCCGGGAGAAGATGGGCGCCGACCACCAGCGCCGGGTGATCGGCTACTTCACCGGCTGGCGCACCGGCAAGGACGGCACGCCCGCCTATCTCGCGCCGGACATCCCGTGGGACAAGGTCACCCACCTCAACTACGCGTTCGCGCACATCGACGGCTCGAACAAGATCTCCGTCGGCGCGGACGGCGCGACCAACGCGGCGACCGGGACGACCTGGCCGGGCGTGAGCGGCGCGGAGATGGACCCGGAGTTCTCCTACAAGGGCCATTTCAATCTGCTCAACAAATTCAAGAAGCAGCACCCGAACGTCAAGACGCTGATATCGGTGGGCGGTTGGGCCGAGACCGGCGGCTACTTCGCGGACGACGGCACGCGGGTGAACTCCGGCGGCTTCTACTCGATGGCCACCAACGCCGACGGCTCGGTGAACCAGGCGGGCATCGACACCTTCGCGAATTCCGCCGTCGATTTCATCAGGAAGTACGGCTTCAACGGCGTCGACATCGACTACGAGTACCCGACGACGATGAAGGACGCGGGCAACCCGCTCGACTGGTCCCTCTCCAACGCCCGCAGAGCCGGCCTGGTCAAGGGCTACGCGGCCCTGATGAAGTCCCTGCGCGAGAAGCTCGACCGCGCGGGCGCGGCGGACGGCAAGCACTATCTGCTCTCGGTCGCGGCACCCTCCTCCGGATACCTGCTGCGCGGCATGGAGACCTTCCAGGTCCAGAAGTATCTGGACTACGTCAACATCATGTCGTACGACCTCCATGGCGCCTGGAACGAATACGTCGGCCCGAACGCCTCGCTCTTCGACGACGGCAAGGACGCCGAACTCGCCGCCGCGGGCGTGTATTCGACCTCGCAGTACGGCGGAATCGGCTATCTGAACACCGACTGGTCGTATCACTACTTCCGCGGTTCGATGCCGGCCGGACGGATCAACATCGGACTCCCCTATTACACAAGGGGGTTCAAGAACGTCACCGGCGGGACCGACGGCCTCTGGGGCAAGGCGTCCTCGACGACCTGTCCGGCGGGCTCCGGCTTGACCAAGTGCGGTGACGGGGCCGTGGGCATCGACAACCTCTGGCACGACCTCGACACCAACGGCAAGGAGTCGCCCGCGGGTTCGAACCCGATGTGGCACGCCAAGAACCTGGAGAAGGGCGTCGTCGGTGATTACGTCACCGAGTACGGCTTCCCGGCCGACACCCGGCTGACCGGCACCTACGCCCGGAAGTACGACTCCACACTGGTCGCGCCGTGGCTGTGGAACGCCGAGAAGAAGGTGTTCCTGTCGACCGAGGACGAGCAGTCGGTGAACGCCAAGGCCGACTATGTCGTCGAGAACGGCATCGGCGGCACGATGGTCTGGGAGCTGGCCGGGGACTACGGCTGGAACGCGGCCAAGGGGCAGTACGAGCCCGGGTCGACGCTGACGACCGCGATGTACGAGAAGTTCAAGTCGGCCTCCCCGTACGGCGCGAAGCGGTCGACGATCGATCTGCCGAGCCAGGCGTTGAACATCGACGTGGAGTTCGGGCAGTTCCCGCTGGGTGACTCCAACTACCCGATCAGCCCCAAGCTGAAGATCACGAACAACACGTCGGCGACGCTGCCGGGTGGCACGGAGTTCCGCTTCGACTACGGCACTTCGGCGCCCGGAAACGCCAAGGACCAGTCCGGGTGGGGTACTTCGGTGATCCGCAGCGATCACACCGGGAGCAATGTCGGTGGGCTGAAGGGCGACTACCACCGGGTCTCGCTGAAGCTGCCCAGCTGGCAGACGCTGGCGCCCGGGGCGTCGGTGGAGTTGGACTTCGTGTACTACCTGCCGGTGTCGACTCCGTCGAACTGGACGGTGACGTTCGGTGGGACGACGTATGCGCTGGCGGGGGATCTGGCTCGGGGGACTTCGGTGGTGGAGCCGGGCGGTGGATCGCCTTCGCCCTCACCGACTCCGTCCGAGGGGACCGGCTCCTGCACGACTCCGGCCTGGAGCGCGAGTACGGAGTACGGCGGGGGCAGCACTGTCTCCCACAAGGGGCACTCGTGGAAGGCGAAGTGGTGGACGAAGGGCGAGGAGCCCGGAACCACCGGTGAATGGGGTGTGTGGCAGGACCTCGGCGCCTGCTGA
- a CDS encoding MFS transporter has product MSDVVYDGREVKRARYAVAAVFTVHGAVTGSFATRVPWIQDHASVSAGQLGLALAFPALGASVAMPLAGGITHRFGARNALRALIALWTLALILPSLAPNLLTLCLALFVYGATSGMADVAMNALGVEVENRLGRSIMSGLHGMWSAGAVLGSLGGTLAAHLGTDARLHHLLAAAVLTVLGVASCAWVLDLQPAQDEEPPPRFALPPRSALLIGAVGFCAVFAEGASLDWSAVYLRDELAASAGLAAACTMGFTLTMAVARIAGDKVVDRYGAVRTVRTGGVLAAAGGLLIVVANHPALAMAGFGLMGLGIAVVVPLCFAAAGRSGPNPSQAIAGVATITYTSGLVAPSAIGGLAQATSLVVSFGLVTLLTTGLAAFAGVLRTAERKPAAIGRPQESRNVAP; this is encoded by the coding sequence ATGAGTGACGTGGTCTACGACGGACGCGAGGTGAAGCGGGCGCGGTACGCCGTGGCCGCTGTCTTCACCGTGCACGGGGCCGTGACCGGCTCGTTCGCGACCCGGGTGCCGTGGATCCAGGACCATGCCTCGGTGAGCGCGGGCCAGTTGGGGCTCGCTCTGGCCTTCCCGGCGCTCGGCGCGTCGGTGGCGATGCCGCTCGCCGGAGGCATCACCCACCGCTTCGGCGCCCGGAACGCCCTGCGCGCCCTGATCGCGCTGTGGACGCTGGCCCTGATCCTGCCGTCCCTCGCCCCGAACCTCCTCACCCTCTGTCTCGCCCTGTTCGTCTACGGCGCCACCTCCGGAATGGCGGACGTCGCGATGAACGCGCTCGGCGTGGAGGTGGAGAACCGGCTCGGCCGGTCGATCATGTCCGGGCTGCACGGCATGTGGAGCGCGGGCGCCGTCCTCGGCTCGCTCGGCGGCACGCTCGCCGCACACCTGGGCACCGACGCCCGGCTGCACCACCTGCTGGCGGCGGCCGTACTGACCGTCCTCGGCGTGGCCTCCTGCGCCTGGGTGCTCGATCTGCAACCCGCCCAGGACGAGGAACCCCCGCCCCGGTTCGCGCTGCCGCCCCGCTCGGCCCTGCTCATCGGCGCGGTCGGATTCTGCGCGGTGTTCGCGGAGGGGGCGAGTCTGGACTGGTCCGCGGTCTATCTGCGCGACGAGTTGGCGGCCTCGGCCGGTCTGGCCGCCGCCTGCACCATGGGCTTCACGCTCACCATGGCCGTCGCCCGGATCGCGGGCGACAAGGTGGTGGACCGGTACGGCGCCGTGCGGACCGTACGGACCGGCGGTGTTCTCGCGGCCGCCGGCGGCCTGCTGATCGTCGTCGCGAACCATCCCGCCCTGGCGATGGCCGGGTTCGGGCTGATGGGCCTCGGCATCGCGGTGGTCGTGCCGCTGTGCTTCGCGGCGGCGGGCCGCAGTGGCCCCAACCCCAGCCAGGCCATCGCGGGCGTCGCGACCATCACGTACACCTCGGGTCTGGTCGCGCCCAGCGCGATCGGCGGGCTCGCCCAGGCGACCAGCCTGGTGGTGTCGTTCGGTCTGGTGACACTGCTGACGACCGGGCTCGCCGCCTTCGCGGGCGTCCTGCGCACCGCCGAACGCAAGCCGGCGGCGATCGGCCGACCGCAGGAGAGCCGAAACGTGGCTCCCTGA
- a CDS encoding SDR family oxidoreductase yields MTTILVTGGTGTLGRLVAERLGADGHDVRVLSRHAQPYAVDLREGGPGLDAAVSGADAIVHCASSPRGGDEEAAEHLIAAARGAGVRHLVYISIVGVDRVPFGYYRSKLAVEKLIENSGVGWTILRATQFHDLLVQVFGVLAKPPVMLLPTGVRDQPVDVAEVADRLVELALAAPVGRVDDMAGPEVRSVESLARAYLKATGRKRRVVSVPLAGKAYRAFRAGGHLAPEHAVGKGTFEEYLAVRFGR; encoded by the coding sequence ATGACCACGATTCTGGTGACCGGCGGTACTGGAACCCTCGGGCGGCTCGTCGCGGAGCGGTTGGGGGCGGACGGGCACGACGTGCGCGTGCTCAGTCGGCACGCGCAGCCGTACGCCGTGGATCTGCGTGAGGGTGGGCCCGGGCTGGATGCGGCCGTCTCCGGTGCGGACGCGATCGTGCACTGCGCGAGTTCGCCGCGTGGTGGGGACGAGGAGGCAGCGGAGCATCTGATCGCAGCGGCGCGAGGGGCGGGTGTGCGCCATCTGGTCTACATCTCGATCGTCGGTGTCGACCGGGTGCCGTTCGGCTACTACCGGAGCAAGCTCGCGGTGGAGAAGCTGATCGAGAACTCGGGCGTCGGCTGGACGATCCTGCGGGCGACGCAGTTCCACGACTTGCTTGTGCAGGTGTTCGGGGTCCTGGCCAAGCCTCCGGTGATGCTGTTGCCGACCGGGGTACGGGACCAGCCGGTCGATGTGGCGGAGGTGGCGGACCGGTTGGTCGAACTGGCGCTCGCTGCTCCCGTGGGCCGGGTCGACGACATGGCGGGGCCGGAGGTACGTTCCGTCGAGTCGCTGGCCCGGGCGTACCTGAAGGCGACGGGGCGGAAACGTCGGGTGGTGAGCGTCCCTCTGGCGGGCAAGGCGTACCGGGCCTTCCGGGCAGGAGGCCACTTGGCGCCGGAGCATGCGGTGGGGAAGGGCACGTTCGAGGAGTATCTGGCGGTACGTTTCGGCCGCTGA